The uncultured Bacteroides sp. genome includes the window TATGTGCTGATGATGTAATGACTAAAGAAAAATTGATCCATTATCAGGACAGTTATGCAGAAGCGATGGCTAAATACGGGCTGGATCGTGGCATCAAAGGATCGGAAGCCCGCCATATCAGTACATCGGAGTTTTATCGCAATCAAAAAGAAGAATCCAATAACTTGCAGATAAATATAGGGTTATTATTGGCTCAGGAAGAAGCCAAAAGAAACAGCATCGAACAACTCAGGCGACAGGAACAGGAGGCAAAACAAAATTACGAGCGGGTAGAAAACCTGAAACAACAAAAAGAATCGGAACTAAAAGAAAGTATTAGTTCTCTTGAAAAAGAGAGGCAGGAGGTATATGAAAAAGTGAGGGATATGTACGACCGAAAGGATGAAGCAAAGGAAAAGTTTCTGAATATGCACGAATACACCCAACAGAAAGAACAGGAGATTGTTGCTGCCGAAACTCGCTTGGAACAACTCAAACTAAATTATGAACCGTATAAGGCACAGGAAGACTTAAATCTGCTATTTGGAGTCTTTCCGTATTTAAGTGAACGTCTGCGTATAGCGCAACTATGTAAAGCCATAGGATTGACAATAGATGCTACAAAAAGGCTTTTTAATGGAGAATCCCTATCTGTTACCGGCAAGCTCCATTCTCCTGAACATAATCAGTATTTTGAAGCAAAAGATGCTAAGTTGCAACTTTTTAAAGACCGGGAGAACCCCGATAAACTAAAATTATCCATTAATGGAAAAAATATCATTGACTGGTTCAGGCTGAAATTTCAAGAGCTAAAACAGTCAGTCAGAGCGATTCAAAAGCCGGAAAAGAGCAAAGGAATTAAGATGTAATTATAGCTGTTTCTCAAATAATTAGTATCTTTGTCGGCAAAGAATTATATATAGTATATGGCGACAGATATTAACATTCAGAGTTTATTCCCTGCATTAAGAAACTCACAAATTGCAAGACCAACGACTGACGTTTTTAATACGACTTTTATCGGTATTGATTTTGGAACTTCTACGACAGTTGTTTCAGTTGCAACTATTGACAAGAAAACAAAAGAAATTTTGACTGCCCCAATTTGGTTAAACCAAAAACTTTATGACGGAGCGATAATGTCGTCAGAAAAAATTCCGACTGTAATTGCTTGGCACAATCAACAACTATTAGTTGGAAAAGGAGCTGTAGACTTAAAATATCAACTCAAAAAAGGTGTCAATGTTTGGTACTCGTTCAAAATGGAATTGGGCGAAGACCTTGGCTCAAAATATTATAACAGCGAACTTGACCGAAATAGCGACTTCCCTATTTTGAATCCAAAAGACGCTACAAAAGTTTTCTTTCAATATCTGAAAGCACAAATTGACCGCTATATAAGAGAAAAAAACTTGCCCCCAAATGTTCAATTTGCAGTAAGTATTCCAGCTTCGTTTGAGGCAAATCAACGGAAAGAATTGATTTATGCACTTGAACAAAACGGAAT containing:
- the mobV gene encoding MobV family relaxase, translating into MGYVVLHLDKSPRNEAAMTDHIERKVIAPNVDPKRTHLNKELVPFPEGVTNRTEAIKYRIQNAELSRKVGKNQVQVIRLILSGSTEDMLRIQAEGKLDDWCRDSMDWLKKEYREKNIVAATLHLDEDAPHIHASVVPIVQGERRQKKTNKVQEVPKKQYKKKNANRPRLCADDVMTKEKLIHYQDSYAEAMAKYGLDRGIKGSEARHISTSEFYRNQKEESNNLQINIGLLLAQEEAKRNSIEQLRRQEQEAKQNYERVENLKQQKESELKESISSLEKERQEVYEKVRDMYDRKDEAKEKFLNMHEYTQQKEQEIVAAETRLEQLKLNYEPYKAQEDLNLLFGVFPYLSERLRIAQLCKAIGLTIDATKRLFNGESLSVTGKLHSPEHNQYFEAKDAKLQLFKDRENPDKLKLSINGKNIIDWFRLKFQELKQSVRAIQKPEKSKGIKM